ttttacgccttcagtctgagacatctcgcGCACTGTTCCATCCCTCCTGAAAGAACTCCATCTTGGTTTatagttgaacaagccatcctacttcctCTTCCACCACTacattgtctatccatccatccatttattcattttattttgtaaatgtgttatttttgaggctgatctcaaaaatataacaattttactgacagaattttaggtgcaggctaggactgtctctgccatttgCAGATAACGTTGACCTTCAGCATGGACGGtctgctgctgagtgtgacatggcagggaaagaaacagcacctctaaATCAGAAACCAaggtgcttgactggaaaaaggtggccatctcccaaatggagttcaagaatctgcgtttttttttcatgagaaatggaatgtgagatttaaagatggatcagtgcagcggcagcagtaatgcagttgatgtgattgttgtggtgaaggagctgtgACGAAATGCAATGTTCTCATTTAAACGCTCAATCTAGGTTTCTACtcacacctatggtcatgactgaaaggacaagatctcggatacaaccggacacattttgcaaagtgttatgacccgcttgtttgagtcgcaacataaaagagagatgagctaacaaaatagcctgaatgcaagttttttattataaaatgtaactcatagaacaatcaatcaaagcaaccaacaaatgtctagagataataatgaagataaagaacttaggatataatcacaacaacactttaactacatgatacaagtaatacaaaacaaaaccataatgttaaagagtcaatgagaggGCAGGTCTAGACATGGGGACTCCCGAGTAGCCACAGCGTACTGGAGTAGCTaccacaacaacttttatatacccattgataagtaatgcaggcatccaatcaggatttaccacatactccaatctggagtcttgggatcatcacagtgtattaatattgtaaaacttaacacctgtcgctctgcctaaatcataaaatattcatcaagtttatattctactcaaaaaagtaaatgaagtaaactagaaagaatgttgaacctaaaagtaaagaaCCTTTACTAATAAAAGctgcaacacaggacaattgaatgggctttctaaacttgaggccctggtatactgcaaactaaccgtcctggagctccaccttctttgatgtgcggcgtcttcccagtgatttgtttctcattcagggagtCAGACAGAGATGTTACGTTTAGAGACGTATTGTTTAAAgttattgtgtgtttatattgtgtCAAATGTCTTTCCCCCTGTTCTTTTTTTTGCCTTGACTCCTCCCCTCCTGAGTTTCAAGCAGGTTGCTGATGGCTTCCCACAGCTGTGTTCACTTAACATGGAGGGGTGAGAGGGGATAACAATACAGGCCAAACACTTGGATGATGAGAAAGGAGCTAGAGAGGAACCTTTCTCCAGAGCACTAGCTggatttcagttaaattaaaGCTGTTGTAAACTGTTGGAAAGTTGAATTGTGGTGATTTAAAATCTTACTTGTTGACAATTGGTACTTGTTCTCTGTTGTGGCTAAGAGCAGTATCACgatttaatttttgattaattttgattaattaatttttcaCGATTTactttgatttctttcttttgcttttcCCCCAGGAAGCAGTAAGGAGGTGGTCGGCCTTTCCTTTTTTGTTGAAATCTTTCTCCTGTTTTGAGGTCAGTCAGGGAGTCAGTGTAGTTTTGCTGTTATTTTTCATCATTATTTTCTTGTAGCTTATTTAGAGGTTTTACTCCCAGACAGAaccctgtttttgtttgttattttggctttaTTCCCCTCCTGAAGCTAGAGCTCCCTTAACactacattgtgtgtgactttgattttttttttttttttttgtaattttggaaCTTTACTCATTGCTTTGTTGTGACTGGTCCCAGTTTAGTGCTCTTTAAACTAATATTGTTGCGTTCATTGTATTTCCCCTAGACTTGTGTAGGATGTAACAGAGAACATCATCCAAAAGaacactagctacatgaatacactggagagtagaGTACAGATGTATGCACACCTGTACAATTActtgcaaagagattttaagctgcagaggtgctgtttgccagatgtttatgaaactgttcttctctcagccgccatcaTTGTTTACGGTAAACGCAAggagcgcaacacatttacaaccccacctattGCAGTGTAGCagtgtaggagtgttggaaaacagtataccatcaCTCAGTCTTTTCAaacatgaaacatcctgtgcacatgagaaaatgttttgctgcattcatgtcatgtgtgcaactttttgttcATGTGTTTCTTAAACTCTAAAACGAGCGAcgctctgtagacactgatcagatctgtacggATTATCTCCAGCGTGAGTCCTCTTCTTTGCAAAATTCTATTGTACggcactgtgaaaaggggcgggattaaacaagatgattagacattaaaaagtgagcgattggtccatattttaaatttctgtcctgagaggtcatgttttgatcttcgattggtctcacacagtcaagtgatgcgatttcgcaggtcagttcaccaagcttgaatgtTGTAAGGCAACTCcgaaacttgacgcacaaacTAGCATTTCCGGTCTGATTCATTTGCgcgcatatgaatggaagtctatggggagaaaagtccagtgtgaccgcggcttaagtgcaagtgaatggtttttctccactgtggatcctcatgtgtctaTTAAGAGATGATgatcggctgaaactcttcccacactgagtgcaagtgaatggtttctctccagtgtggatcctcatgtgtttattaaggtgtgaggAGGAGTTAAAaatcttcccacactgagtgcaagtgaatggtttctctccagtgtggatcctcatgtgtagattaaggtgtgaggaggagttaaaactcttcccacactgagtgcaaatgaatggtttctctccagtgtggatcctcgtgtgttgattaaggtttgatgattggttgaaactcttcccacattgagtgcatgtgaatggtttctctgcagtgtggatcctcatgtgtttattaaagtttgaagattggctgaaactcttcccacattgagtgcatgtgaatggtttttctccagtgtggatccttatgtgAATTTGAAGACTGTTTTgttttccaaaactctttccacactgagtgcaggtgaaacgattcttgtctctccttttcaaaataccatcagtctgtaaaagagttttttcctcaattttgacatgatgtttctcctctttactcccctcatactcttcaattaggtctgaaataaaaataaaacattagttttcattaaatcTTAAAAcgtctcatcaaaagctgaaaagtgaaaagacactggaaacattggctacacacactgtaattttgatgcacattaaatgtaaaatgaatcagatcatattttgatCTGTCCATTAACAtgcagggctcgacaataaggactgcccaatGACCCAGGGCCAGCGTGCGAGACGTTTGGGACAGTATAGAGAATGGTTACTGACCCAATCGGGCCAGTGGTGCCTTGTCACTtaagtttaatttggctgcgactgtttgtcaattgcgtCGTGTTTGCCCAGTGAGCGTGGTTTgtctggcatatgtgaatcccgcaATCGTGTGggatccgcgccaaatcaatcggtccgagatcgcctgaatgaggtggtctcggctcgatgggctatatgcacggcagttccccaaaactgaaaatggaaaaaaactaacaaGAAATCTGAGTGTTGAAGTATTCAACCAAGTTGCCAGTTTAAGAGTGATGATCACAGTGATGCATCAGTTAAAATGCATGAGTCTGGTTTAGTTAACTTCAGTTGCTTTTATTCCACACCGGTGAATAGAAATGTGATTTGTTTATAACACGCACAAATCCACCAAACAAACTTCACTGCCCGTTGCTTCACTCAGACTGCATTGTTCTCCCACGTGCACATCTTTGAAAGGCAAATGTGATTAGCAGTCAGTTAGCGACCTCTACTGGACAGGTTTGTGTAATGTTTTGTAACACTGAGCTTTGTAACATCCTAATAGACATGTTCTCTCACTATTATcaatcattttgttttttattattgccTAATAATAACTGTCATACATTAAACCCAAACCAAAAGTTTTCTAACTACTTGGAACAGGTGACTGAGGAAGCTATTTTTAGTGGGTTTTAAAGTGAGCCCCACACAATTATAAACATTGTAAACAATGCAGATAAACGTCCAACATTAGATTAAACATTTCCTGACATCAAGAGGCGACATGTTTtccacaattgttttttttttacttttagaagaactttattacattaaaatttatataattaattacatttaaaatatttgctaatcaattttgttgtttaaaatgtcttatttatatgtattttttttctgcaaatacaaattatttgaataatttaccAGTCATGGGATATATTATTAGTGTGATTCActatatttgaaacatttgttattatatttataaatatgttgttctgcaaatgcatatttttaaatgtaatttactagTGATGGATCATACTTATATGAATATTTATCACTTGAAACATGCATAAATTGatttagttaaaaatatttatttatctgcaaATGCCGATTATTGTAATACTTTACCAGTTATGAATCATACAACATTTGCAAatacatttagtattttttttgtttaaaatgtcaaatagttCTGCAAATTATTCTAAGAATTGTCCAGTTGGGCATCATATTGTTCATGTAATTTAAAGATTTGCAAttcagttttgtattttgttgtttaaagtcTTTCTATTTCATGTAGATGAAAACCAGTtctaaaatgtatcatttatgcTTCATACTATGTGCGTTTtctaaagatacaaaataggtggtaaactaGGGCTCTTCCcttttttcctggcctgtcttttcctggtctgatTTCCtactctgctcctctcctcctctggagtctatcttctctgactctactgcactCACACTAACTTCTGGCCTgcgctctttgtctctctctccctccccctgtgtctctccttctgcctctggtaactttaacttaacatttaagctgggtacaatttatatcatatgttttatcatttcatattttaacattttatacagttattttgtaactaattcagttgtaaccatagagaattattgtcattaaatcatctcattatcaagtatttgtggaTTACTTTTGAtataacatcaacacttaatattgcaatacaatacaaccacataatatcaatgctctcctacatttatagctattaatactgcccttatttccatttttggtataggattgcagaagaatggtttgactagaaatgtagttTTTTACCAACATACTGATAActctttagtcattcggcagaactccAGTTCGAACCgatgtggtttaaaacccattctttcAAAACCTAAAACTATAACCTACACACACTACTTACAGACAGCACACAATATAATCTATCAGTGCACAAGATCAGTACAATATGCAttgcatttaaataatcatttgaatgaaCTGATAGCGGAAGTGCTTCAGTAGTCTGTTGAGTACTGGAATTAGCATGTAAGCTAACAAATCACTCATGTTCTCATTCACAATAGTGACACTGCGTTTCCCATACACTGATTTATTTGTAGTAATGTGGGAGTTTTCACATGAGCGTATCTTTAAAGGCAACCAGTTGTCCACAGAAAGTTTAATTGTCTTCATGAAGAAAACTTGTTTCTTTTCTCAAATTAGCCAATCACAATAaatgtgcagtgttttgaaactaaAGTCTTCATTTGTTATCCACAACACATCAAGATTTGATCAAGTCAAAATCTCATAATCTGACACAAATCACACCGCACGAGTTTAGCCGGACTTTCATTCGCCAGCAAGTTTTGTGAAATTGCAGACAAAAGCCCCAAATTGGAGGCAAATGGCTGTTTGTTCATGGGAGTGACaatcaaacaatgtaaatgatcaGAAATGCAATCTAGGGGTGTAGGACAGTGTTCCCTGCATCTCCCCAAACGTTTTCTCCTCCCTATTCTTCTAATTTTCTTTTCAGTGCTGAGCAAGTATGCAATGTGCACAAATATAGTTATCGGTTCAAGTTGAAACACATTGTtaaattttgctgtatttggctaaACAGATCAAGGGTGGCTCCCCAATGTGtagatacataaaataaataagctgaccaaagttcttacgGGGAAAAGACTA
This region of Danio aesculapii chromosome 4, fDanAes4.1, whole genome shotgun sequence genomic DNA includes:
- the LOC130222221 gene encoding gastrula zinc finger protein XlCGF49.1-like: HHVKIEEKTLLQTDGILKRRDKNRFTCTQCGKSFGKQNSLQIHIRIHTGEKPFTCTQCGKSFSQSSNFNKHMRIHTAEKPFTCTQCGKSFNQSSNLNQHTRIHTGEKPFICTQCGKSFNSSSHLNLHMRIHTGEKPFTCTQCGKIFNSSSHLNKHMRIHTGEKPFTCTQCGKSFSRSSSLNRHMRIHSGEKPFTCT